In Dioscorea cayenensis subsp. rotundata cultivar TDr96_F1 chromosome 13, TDr96_F1_v2_PseudoChromosome.rev07_lg8_w22 25.fasta, whole genome shotgun sequence, the sequence gaaacccaaaaccctaatttatgaaaaaaccattcactcctaatcaaattaggaatatcttctttacttgattaattaaactattttaattaaccaaatcgattagattggatcaacacttaataagactcaacccgaataagctattcactccacctaatttaggtttttcaccaaaaccctaaataggtggtccaataagtaacaaattcTAAACCTTGATCCTGGCATTCTTAGTGTACGATCCTGTGAGcccatttaacattggcaatgagcttaaataattttaatgctcataaattataattattctctagcaagataatacgaatactcaatattaaatgaaggtcaattttgagaattaacggaacctatCGCAACCTCATACTATCCTTTGCCATTGAATATcataattagcataaggcatggagcgaatcatccttattttaatgctaattaattttttgatctcttagtgaactgactaggtcaagtaaatgataactcttattaTTTCCCTTGGGCGTGGCCACGCAttactcagtctcactaatcaagtggccggtgatattcactctctctatagagggggacaatcccttcacttcactcatgtctctcagcataAACCGTGACATGCCCAAAAATACCCctacttgccactcagttacgaatgacgttaggcattagttaaagcatgtaaggattcatatgagatctatagtgatttcaggtcgaaggattcgagtacaagaattgcttgagaaaaacacttatgactttacaaccatgtagtgttctcaaaaGCAAATCGATCCAGGTACAttgttccctaacatgtatctatgtcctttgattgatatcccatatcctatgacccgtaAAACAAGACCATCTCACGAAAGGCATActaatcttaatttattttcattcccatgaaaataatctactagggacatttagaatattgttctagtttatgcttcaaggttttactatccaaatcacgcatttAATAACTTGAGCATAACCAATATTCAaagatattttatcttattaactatgcacagaaataataatagataaaacgatgcctcataataattatccaaataataagagttcatacaatgtattggggctaggcCTTACACTAACACTCACAAGTCCCAAGAACTTGCAGTGGCTTGTAAATGGAGTTTCTTAGGGTGTTTTCTTTGCTTTGTGCCCAATTGAAAAACTAGGGATGTCATATAGACGAAAATGGGAAGATCTTATGGCTGATTGTGAAGAAAGGGTGCAGCGCTGGATTGATTGTAATTAAATTGTGTAAATAATAGTGATGGTACTTTGAGTTATTGAAGAATGTGGTCTTAGGAATCATCAAGAACTAGATTCCATTTCctgattgaatgaatgaatgaaggaAATGAATAGAATATGACATTGTTATATAGGTGCATGCAGTATTGTTGCtggaattaaatttatatatataacagtgaATCTTCGTGCTATGCCATTtgatttgtgaatattttcatCTGAAAATGATTTCTATTAAGCTCCATGCAAACTCATGTATTGCATATTCTGTTTTCATCATTGTGTTTTGTTAAAATGTTTGTACCTTAAGCActtaaggaaaatataaaaaaattgccaAGCAATGGAAAAGGTCTTGTAAAGTAATCatctatcaaaaaaaaaaaaggataggGTTACAAATGAAAAACATCAAGCAAATGGCTAAATAAAGATTTGGAGAATAGGGGTGACATTCAACCACAGGGAGCTTTTTGGTTATGTAACTAAATAAATCATTCTTTAATGATCAGACAAGAAGTGATGGATTTTGTTCGAGAAAAACTACTCAATGTGtacaatcataatatatataataaatattgatgattCTGACATAATCTTTTAGATGTCCAAATTTCACCTTCTCTACAGATGATCTTTTGATTGTTCACTTAGATCAAAGTTATGCCTTACCAAACTTCTCCCATCTTATTCCCTTATTTGAATACAATTTGAGAAATTGTTAAAGCTCTTTGATTAGCAACATTGTGAAATCAAAGCTTTGATTGATCATTAAGTTGTTGGATCATCTAAGAGGTTGATGAATAGAATCTTGTTATCCTCAGGTTGTTGAATACTTGCTATCCTTAAGGAAACTCCATGCATGTCATTTCCACTGCTGAGCTAGCAACACATTTACCAAcacctaaaaaaaacataacatagaaaaaataatatttcataacACCCTTTTGTTTGCTAAGATGAGCGGCCTAGCCGCTAATAAAGGCAGGGGCATGCACAAGTCTTGACGGAACAAGTGGGAACGGGGCTCGCGCACACATGGGCTctgggaccacccgcacacaatCACTACTCACACTCCTAGAAATGTACCCTCACCCAAGATttaaactctcaccacttgtgaagggATTCTTTTGGGGACCCGgctaccaatagaccacttgattgttggtaacccttgttaGAAATGTGTCATGAATATCTAGACAAAATAATTCAACCCTAAATAgataaaacaacacaaaattgtGACAGAAACATCACCTTATTATCAATAATTGTTGTAACAAAAGACCCGATGCTTCTTGAGTGTTGCAATGTTAAACTTTTGATCCTCCAACAAGTTTGCCTTGTGTTGATGAGTAGGTTCTTACTATCACACCGAATACCCGATGCTTTTTCAGTGTTGTGCTGTTAAACTTTTTATCCTCCAATAAGTTTGCCTTGGCTTGATGAGTAGATTCTTACTATCATACCAAATATATTAGGAAACTCCACGCATCTTGATCGCAATGAAAACTCTTTTCTGTAGTGCCAAAGCCTCACTTTCCATATAAAGCTTCACTAGCAGTAATAAACACATCTACCGACATCTGTTTTTGGCTTTGTTTTCCACTTTAACCTGCcaaaacaaagagagagagaaagagtccACTTTAACCTGCCAAAacaaagatagagagagagagagagtcacaACATTAGCACCAAATACAAAGTCAGGTTTGAAGGCCACTCGTTTTAGACCATTCTGCACATTAACAAAACTAAGGCTTTCAAAGTTGGACAAAGTTCACAAGTAATCCTTAGCAATATGTAAGTGAAAATAACAAATAGACAacattttacatatatatatatatatatatatatatatatagatgcgTCCAAATAAATCCAACTTGTTAACAAAGCACAACTTACTTGAAAATACAATTTGAACAAAAGATGCAACCCGACAATTCATGTCTTCAATTGATCAACTTTCAAGCCAGACTTAGAAAATACATAAGATAATGATGATATACAGACCTCAAACTtggaaaccaaataataatatgtcTTCACATTGGCATAAATAAGAAAGCAATCAAAGCATTTAGATTTGAGAAGAAAACCCAGAAACAATACAAGCAATCCAGAGCATAATTGACCAGTTAATTTGCTATATTATTGATTAACTACAAATAGAATTTGTAGTTCTGAGAAGCTTTTGGAGATGCAAAACCCAGGAAATTAAAGACCTGTCAAAGAGATGGCATGATTTCTCAATGTTATAAGTTGCACATATtgaattcaaaaacaaaaaagaaaagaggacaTTTTCTCCAAATTAATGTTGATCTTACTTGGTTTGAGCATAACATGATCTCTAACCTGCGCAAACAAAAACAGAGAAAACTCAAAGGCCTATCTTTCACTTCAACTAATCGTTCATGCATTGGGTCCACTCTCCTGCAAACACAAGAATATTCAGCAAATTAATCATTCTCAAACTAATCATTCTTAATAAGTTAAAGTTCCtagttttaattatatacttGTACATATACTTCCATGCTTCCAACATTGTCTATacgtttaataataataataatccaactATTATTGGTGTTATAATGGGTGCATATtgataaactatatataaactaaCATTCAAACATGATAATAAGGTAGGGAAAGAGGCATACATATGCCCGATTAATAAATGGCCCTTCCAATGCGATCTTATAGAGTTAATTATGcatatttaatgaattttaaagctccatatatatgtatatattaaaagaacaaagaatgaaaagtaaaaaagaattctataatttaaaaaaaatccttatgtTATAGCGATTGATTAAtgaatagaaaattatattaataacttGTTTTAACAATCATGAATCCACAGTACATGTGAAGAAGttggaaataataaaagaaaagcatgAAACTTACCTTGACGAAAATTGGCGAAAGGTGAGATGGGACGCTGTCATCATCCCACTTTAAGCTTTCCCACCACTCTTTCACACATGCAATGTGTATCATTCTTTGATTGTTGTTAATGCCACGCTTGAATGGTAACTTCTTTAGATTAAGACAATCATACACCAGAAGCCTTTCAAATCGAGAGAAATCCAATGCAAAATTGCTTATTGTCACCAAATTTTCTAGACTTCTGAAACTTCTTGTTGGATTTCTTTCTCCTCGATGTAAAACAATGTTTCTATCTCTGCACAATCTTTTATATCTAAAGAAGATAGACATGGGAGATGCAGGACCCAAGCTAAATTATCCAAATTACATCCTGATATATATATCTCCTTCAACACATGAAAACATTCTGGAGGGGATAGATCTGTCCAAATAATGTTCTGGAGCTTTTCAACATTAGAGATTTTGAGCATATTGAGATGACTTCCACTTCCATTCAGCACAAGCTCCTTAAGTTGTGGGCATGATTCAATTATTAGTGTCTGCAAGAATCCATGATCTTTGCAGCTTAAAATGTCAAATGAAAGAGAGATGATATCCAAATTGTATAGACAAAGTTGAGTAGTTGGCAAACATGAGAGTTATTGGAGAACCTCTTTTGATACTACACGCATTCCTATTCCTTTGATGTTGTTGtgtttcttcaatttctttaacCCTTCCGGGTCTACCCACCCTGATGGAAATAAGTCAATGACCTTCAACTTCTGTAATCTTGACATGAGATTTTCCTCTATCTTGCCAAGCAATTTCAAATTCTTGTATATTAGATATTGCAATTTCTTCAAATATACCAACTCCTTTGGAAGTGATGAGATCTTTGTGTTTGAAATGTTTAGGTATTGCAAATTAACTAAACATTTGATGCCCTTTGGAAGCTCTTGGATAAGAGTGCCTGAAAGattcaaatatatcaaatttggCATATGACTGAAAAATCCTTCAGGAATATTTTTGAAACCAGAATTATATAGTATTATTAAACACAACAAATCAGAACACTGATGAGACAAAATTGGCAAAAGCTCCACCTCGCCATTTATAATCACTCGGTTCGTGAATCTCCAATTCTCTGCATTGGTTGATGGTCTTTCAACCGAGGAACTATCATTACTTTTCACTATCCATTTATTCATGTTCATCCCACAGTCTGATGTTATCCACACTGCCATCTCATAAATTACATCATGTAACCTCACTAAATCAGAATCAGaagaatacaataaacatgattCCTCTAGATTCTTAAAGATATGTCTTGCTTTGCCATAAGCTTGTTGTAAATTGACAAAATCACCGATCAGGCCTAAACCCATCCAACATTCTAACAAACCATCTTTAGTTAATAACCGTCGCATAATGGAAGCACACAAGAAACATTCCTGAATATTTCGAGGTAGAGTATCGTAACTGAATTTCAAAATTGGAAGTAATGATTCCTGCACACCTTGAACTACTTGAGTACCTGAATTCTTTAGCGAGCTCAAAATATCTTCTCACTCTTGGACAGTAGTTCTGTTAGACATGGCCTTACCGACCACTTGCAGAGCAAGTGGCAAACCACCACACTTCTCCATCACTTGCCATGctatttctttaaatttttcatcTGACTCAATAACTGCTAGATTAACATTGAGCTTGAAAAGAGCCCATGCTTCATCTGGTTCCAAGCTTTCCACTTTAATCTTTTTGCTTGCCCCCATCCGGGCACACACATCTTCTGATCGAGTAGTGAAAATCACTTTATATTTGTATGGTTTGGTggaatcatcatcatctctgaAAGGATTGATAATTCCAAGACCAACAAGGTCTACTGGCTCCCATATATTATCCAAGAGCAATACAATGTTCTTAGTTTTCAGGGCATTGATGATGTCTCGTTGACCAGCATCAGGGGCCAAATGCAATTTTTtagaaatctctttccgaagtTCTTCCAATTGAGTATTTTGTGAAGCTTCGATAAATAACACATGATCGAATCCCATGTTTGCATCACCTGACAATAActggttgatttttttcaagaatCCCATGTTTGCATCTTCTAACAATCgttggttgatttttttcagGAGTGTGGTCTTACCTACACCCCCCATCCCCCATATGCCAATTATACCAACTGTTTCATCTGCCAGGTAACTGCGAGCAATATCAACGTTGGAGCTGATTTTTTCCCCCATTATTTTAGATGATTCAGGGACTTGTTTAGGCGGTGGTATGTCGGTAAATTTGATTTCTGGCTGTTTTGTTGTCAACTGATTAATCTCCTTTTCCAATTTGATTGCATCACTGCTAATCTTATACCTTGAAAAACAATTTAGAGAACAAGAGCCTGCGACACAATTACCTTTGCCATATTCATCTGATAATCGTTCTACCTTATTATCCTTTACTCCAACCTGTTCAAAACCAATTCAAATGGTGTAATTAGAAATCTTTGTGGGAGCACAACTTACTCTTTTCTATATTATAACAAACTGAGAAAGCACAAGCATGAAATTCTAtgatgtaataatatatataaacatacataaatatatataatcttgatTTAGAAGTAACCAAACAATAAAAAGGGTCATCCTATAGTTATGGTTGAAGAAGCTTTACATCTCGAAGCCAGTCTTTAACTTGATGTTGATTGTCGAGTTGTTTCCCTTTGTGTTGAGGATCATCAATCTTTCTCTGAACATCCTCCTTCTTGGCCATGAGATGTTGCATGGCGTCCTTCAAATCATCAAGTTTCTCTTTGGTGGAGAATACATGGTTCATGTCCTGACGCACAACAGGGCTttgcatacaagaacaaaaaGGTGAAAGACACAGCTTCACCAAATCCATTGAATCTCAAAATCAATATGCAGCTAGCGTGTGCTTGGATGCAGGGATGGGCTGGAACGGTCGTCTGTgaagaaggaagagatgaaAATGGGAAGAAAAAGCCACGAAGACTAGAGACAGGAAGGTTGGAAAAAAGAGGTAGAGATAGAGAGGAGTAGAGAAAAGTAGAGGAGTTGATTCTGATTCCCCACTACACCAAATCATTAATTACAGTGATACTATAATAATCCTAATACATGAGGATTAACAACACTCTAA encodes:
- the LOC120274608 gene encoding disease resistance protein RPS2-like — protein: MGLGLIGDFVNLQQAYGKARHIFKNLEESCLLYSSDSDLVRLHDVIYEMAVWITSDCGMNMNKWIVKSNDSSSVERPSTNAENWRFTNRVIINGEVELLPILSHQCSDLLCLIILYNSGFKNIPEGFFSHMPNLIYLNLSGTLIQELPKGIKCLVNLQYLNISNTKISSLPKELVYLKKLQYLIYKNLKLLGKIEENLMSRLQKLKVIDLFPSGWVDPEGLKKLKKHNNIKGIGMRVVSKETLIIESCPQLKELVLNGSGSHLNMLKISNVEKLQNIIWTDLSPPECFHVLKEIYISGCNLDNLAWVLHLPCLSSLDIKDCAEIETLFYIEEKEIQQEVSEV
- the LOC120274761 gene encoding probable disease resistance protein At5g43730, yielding MDLVKLCLSPFCSCMQSPVVRQDMNHVFSTKEKLDDLKDAMQHLMAKKEDVQRKIDDPQHKGKQLDNQHQVKDWLRDVGVKDNKVERLSDEYGKGNCVAGSCSLNCFSRYKISSDAIKLEKEINQLTTKQPEIKFTDIPPPKQVPESSKIMGEKISSNVDIARSYLADETVGIIGIWGMGGVGKTTLLKKINQRLLEDANMGFLKKINQLLSGDANMGFDHVLFIEASQNTQLEELRKEISKKLHLAPDAGQRDIINALKTKNIVLLLDNIWEPVDLVGLGIINPFRDDDDSTKPYKYKVIFTTRSEDVCARMGASKKIKVESLEPDEAWALFKLNVNLAVIESDEKFKEIAWQVMEKCGGLPLALQVVGKAMSNRTTVQE